The genome window GAATGATATTGACGTTATTTATCCGGTTCATCTGAATCCTAAAGTTCAAGCGATTGCTAATAAAATTTTTGGAAACGATAATCATTTTCATTTGATTTCCCCATTAGATGTTGTTGATTTTCATAATATTATGAGTAAGTCTTTACTTGTGATGAGTGATTCGGGTGGGGTTCAAGAGGAAGCACCAGCACTTCATAAACCAGTTTTAGTTTTGCGTGATACTACAGAGCGGCCGGAAGGAGTAACTGCTGGAACTCTTAAGTTAATCGGTACGCAATTTAATAACGTAACGAAAGAGTTATCGTCACTATTAAATAGTCCTGAAGAATATAATAAGATGAGTGAGGCACAGAATCCTTATGGGGATGGGCATGCAAGTGAACGAATTTTAGATGCTATTGCTAGATGGGTAGCAACTCAAAAAGAATTATAAAAAGTCCCTTTACAGAACTTCAGAGAATATGTTAAACTGTAACAGTTGATTAAATATGACTCTGCCTAAGACTCAGGTGGCGAAAGCCTTAATCGAATGCCTGCCGAGGAAGAAATGAAAGTTCCTTCTCTATGTCTGCGGTCATAGGGATTTTTTTATAAATCCGATCAAAAAAACATTGCAGGAGGTGAAAATTCATGAGTGAAGCAGCTATTGCTAAGAAAGCTGAAATTGTTAAGCAAACTACTGATATGCTTAATGCAGCTCAAAGTGCTATCGTTGTAGATTACCGTGGTTTAACTGTTGCGGAAGTTACTGACTTACGTAAGCAACTTCGTGATGCTGGTATCCAAATGTCAGTTATCAAGAACAAGATTCTTGATCGTGCTGTTGAAGGTACTGACTACGAAGATCTTCGTTCTACTTTTGTTGGACCAACTGCTGTTGCCTTCTCTGACGAAGACCCAATTGCTCCAGCTAAGATCTTGAAGAAGTTCGCTGATGACCACGACGCTCTTGAAATCAAGGGTGGTTTCATCGAAAAGAGTGTTAAGACTCTTGACGAAATCAACGAATACGCAAATATGCCAGGTCGCGAAGAACTGTTGTCAATGCTTGCATCTGCATTGCAAGATCCAATGCGGAAGATTGCTCGCGCAGTCAAGGCTATTGCCGACAAGGAAGACGAAGCCGCATAATTGCCGTATATCAATACAATATAAAATTAAAATTAATTACCTAAATATTGGAGGAAATAAACATGGCTTTTGATAAGGATGCTATCATTGCTTCATTAAAGGAAGCATCAATCTCTGACCTTAACGACTTAGTTAAGGCTATCGAAGAAGAATTCGACGTTTCTGCTGCTGCTCCAGTTGCAGTTGCAGGTGCTGCTGGTGGCGACGCTGCTGCTAAGGACAGCTTCACTGTAGAATTAACTGAACCAGGTTCAGCTAAGGTTAAGGTTATTAAGGCTGTTAAGGACATTACTGGTCTTGGTCTTAAGGACGCTAAGGACCTTGTTGATGGTGCTCCATCAGCTATCAAGGAAGACGTTAAGGAAGACGAAGCTAACGACATCAAGGAAAAGCTTGAAGCCGCTGGTGCTACTGTTACCCTTAAGTAGTCTTAAGTTATTAAATAAAAAAGAGTTACGAGAAGCAATTTTTCGTAACTCTTTTTTATTTCGGGGATACCATATGAGGTGTTCCTTTATAATACGAAAATAGCTCCTACCATTTATTCTAAATAAGGAGCTATTTTATGATGTGTGCAAAATTTTAGAAGAACAGGAAAGTTAAAAGTAAATAAGTCTACTTTGCAGGATGAGTAGTACTATCGTTGCTTGTGCGGTAACCAAAGTAGAATTGAATAGCGGCGATCGCAATGTTAACCCAGTTCATAGCAATAAACCAACCGTTAATTGCGCTTGCATCATGAGATACACCATAATAAACCCAAAAACCGATAACAATTGCACAAACATTGATCCAAGCGAAAGTCTTTTGTAGAATTTGATTATTAAGCTGGAACCACATCCAAATGACATTAATGACAAACCAAATAGCTAAGATCCAAAAAATAACATTAAATAACATAAGATATCCCTCCTTAGGGCCTCGATAAACATTAATAAACGCGTATTGAACTGATGAATAGCAACATTCGAAAAAAGTATTACGCGGTGTGGTTAGCAGTTGAAGTTATTTACAATGATTGGTAATACTTTACTATTTTTTGGAAAGTTGTTGCTTAGCATCTTCATACCCGTCAACATAGTCACGAAGAGCATGCATCTTACCTTTAATAAACTTATTGGTAACATTAATAATGCGTTGTGGATACTTCCGGAAGGGTTCCAGTGCCTTATAATCCTTAACGGCCTGATCATAACCTTTTTGGTATGCGTTTGTTGCATCTTTTTGGCTATTTGACGTAGGACAATTTTTCTTTTTAAACATAATTATCACCTCTTTTGTTTTCCTACCATGATAGTAACAAGTATATAAATTCAATTCCAATAATATGGTATAAAAATAAAAATGTTATACAATAATAAAAATGCTGATTAAAAACTTTTAACCAGCATTTTTATTATTCTTTATTCTTTTTCAGAAGTTCAGTAATTTCTTTAAGGTACATAACTTCTTCACTTGGAGCTTCTGTTTTTTTATCTTCTTTTTTGCGGAATGTATTGATTGCTTTTACCATTAAGAAAACAACAAAGGAGATAATCAGGAAGTTAATGACTGCATTTAGGAAACTTCCGTATTTAAACTGAGCATCGCCGACCGTCAAAACAAGGTTAGATAGGTCAATTCGACCAATGAATAAACCAATAAGGGGGTTAATAAGGTTATTAACTAAGGACTTTACGATTGAGGTAAAAGCTGCACCAACAATTATCCCAACTGCCATGTCAATAACGTTACCGCGGGCAATAAATGTCTTGAATTCTTTTAACATAAAATAGGCCTCCTTCTAGCTTTAGAGGGGAACAACTTCAATTATGATTATATCAAACAGAATTATATGCTTAGGGCTTTTATGAGATGACATAAGGAGATTTAATTTATTTTTAAATAATAATTGCATATTATATCAAACCATTATATTATATGACATATAATATTACAGCTAAAAAGGAGGGATAGAATGAAGATTCAAATTACAGCTGACTTACTCGATGGGATGGTTTTAGCAATTCTTGAACACAAAGATTACTATGGATATGCTTTAACCCAGCGAATGCAATCAGCTATTACCATTTCCGAATCAACAATGTATCCCGTTTTACGCCGGTTAAAAAAAGACGGTTATTTAATAACTTATGATCAGCCTTACCAGGGACGGAATCGCCGTTATTATCAAATTACGAAAGCCGGTAAGGAGCATTTACAACGTATTCGTAAGTTATGGACTGATTATAAAAATAGTTTAGATGGTATTTTTTATGGGTTAGGTGAGGGAGAAGATAAAGATGAATGAACGTCAAAAATACATTAATGATTTATCAATATATTTAAGACAATTAACTGATGAAGAACGAAATGATGCCTTAGAATTTTATGATGAATATATTGCCGACGCTGGACTGGAGACCCGAACAGCGATTGAAGAAAGGCTAGGAACGCCACGACAGTTAAGTCATAAGATATTAGCTGATTATTCAATTAAAGCTAATAATGAATCGATCAAAGAAGGACATCCTGCTTCGCCTCATTCTAGTTGGCGTGTCTTTTGGTGGGTGCTAGTGGCAATTATTACTTCCCCAATAACGTTTGGACTAGGAATTGCCGTATTAGCACTATTGTTGGCAGCAGGGGGAGTCGCCTTAAGTTTGATTGTTGGAATAGTTGCTTTGATCTTCGGAGTTGCCGTTATAGCAATTGTGTCCCTTTATATTGGAATTGGTTTACTTGCGACAAACTTGTTCAGTGGACTATTTTATCTTGGATTAGGAGTGACCCTCATTGGCTTATTCCTTGTTTGTTTGCCTTTAATCTACTGGTTAATCAGAGTTATTGTTCAAGGGATTGCCAACTTTGCTAAGTTCATTTATGCAAAAGTGCAGGCAAGGAGGAAAAAGTAAATGAAAAGAATATTTAAGATAGGAGTAATTGTTTTAATCTTAGGAGTAATCCTCCTCGGAATAGGCTTCTTTAATAATGGTAATAAGGCCATTTATTTTGAGAACAATCGTCCAGCAATCTTTCATTCTCACACTAAAACAATAAGTACTAATAAAGCTTTTGAACGGATTGATATCTCAGCATCGACGGCTAATGTAATAGTTCGTGAAGGCAAGAAATATCAGATTACTTATTCTGGCATAAGCAGGCATACTCCAGCTGTAACTGTTCATAATAACGTTGCTTCAATTCGCCAAACTGGTGGCTTTCCGCTTGTCTTTAACTTTAATGATTATCAGCCCCACCAAGATTTAATCATTGTGACTATCCCACATGATCAAGCCTTAGCTGGTCGTATTCATTTAGAGAGTGGTGATCTAACAGTTTCTAAAGTTAAAATGGACAATATTGATGTTAACAGTGACGCAGGCGAGGTTGAATACCGTCAAGTTACATTACGCGGAGGAAGTACAAAACTCTCGTCAGGTAACTTCACAGGACATGATTTAACAGTTCAGGGACAATATACTGTTAATAATCAATCTGGTGATAATACAGTCACAAGTACAACAGTTGATGGGTATTTCCTGAAAACTGAAGATGGTGATAATGAGCTTAATGGTGAAGATAAAGGTGAAGAACCCTTGCATCAAAATGATGATGCAGAAAATGTACTCCGCTTAATAACACAATCTGGTGATAATGAAGTAAATTGATTTAGCTGAAATTAATAAAAGGCCCTCGACAGATATCGAGGGCCTTTTTAATAGGAGAAAAGTCTTAATTTTTAATTATGCGCTGGATTATTTTTCTTCAACGCCAGTACCATCGTAGCAACGTTCAAGTAATTCCTTGAGTTGGCTAACAAGTGGTTCAACTGGGTTAGTAGTAGTACATTGATCTTCGTAAGCTAAGCGAGCAAGATCGTCAACCGCCTTATCAAATTCTTCACGTGTAACACCATTGTCCTTAAGACTAAGCTTAACACCACATTCGTGAGCAAGTTCGATAACTTTCTTAGCATATGCTTCAGCTAATTCTTCATCAGTGTTGCCTTTCAAACCAATGAACCGTGCAATGTCAGCGTAGTCCTTAGTTGCATGGTAAGTCTCATAGTGAGGCCAGAGAGCAAGCTTTTGTGGACGTTTTGCGTTAAAGCGAATTACTTGTGGCATTGCAATAGCGATAAGCAAACCGTGAGGAAGACCGAATGCTCCACCCATCTTGTGGGCAAGGGAGTGGTTAATTCCTAAGAAGGCTTGACCAAATGCCATCCCGGCCATTGTTGAGAAGTCGTGCATCTTACGACGAGCTAACTTATCACCTTGAACTGACTTAGGAAGGTTTTCCATAACACCCTTGATGGTTTGTAGTGACCAACCACGAGTGTAGTCAGTTGCCATAACAGAAACATATGATTCAGTAGCGTGACATAAAACATCTAGTCCAGTCCAAGCAGTAGTTTTTGCTGGAACAGTTTCAACGAATTGTGAGTCAACGATTGCAATGTTTGGTGTTAAGGCGTAGTCAGCAAGTGGGTACTTAACATGAGTTTTTGAATCGGTAATAACCGCAAATGGAGTAACTTCTGAACCAGTACCTGATGTAGTAGGGATACCAATAAGTTGAGACTTAGTAGGCTTCTTGATTTGGTAAGCACGCTTCCGAATATCAAGGTACTTTTGCATAACCCCATACCATGAAGTTTCTGGGTGCTCATAGAACATCCACATAGCCTTAGCAGCATCCATTGGTGAACCACCACCAAGAGCAATAATTGTATCAGGTTTGAAGTCATTCATCATGGCAACACCTTTTTCAACAGTGTTTGTTGATGGATCTTCTTCAACGTCATCAAATACTAAGAAAGCAGTGTTGTTTTGGCGTTGACGCAATTGATCGATAACACGTTGAACGTAACCACGCTTGCTCATTCCAGGACCAGTAACGATGAATGCCCGGTTAATGTTTGGAATATCTTGCAATTCTTTTAGTGAGTTGCGTTGAAAGTATACTTTTGGGGGAATCTTAACCCATTGACGGTTTTCACGCCGCTTTGCAATTGTTTTGATGTTTAAGAGGTCCCAATCAGTAACGTTGTGAGAAATTGAGTTACTACCGTATGAACCAGTACCTAAAGTAAGGGATGGAGTCATGTTGTTGTAGATGTTACCAATACCACCAATACCAGATGGGGAGTTAACAATGATCCGTGAAGCACGCATTTCAAGACCGTACTTAGTAGCTAAATCATCATCAAGGGTGTGAATAGCAGCAGTGTGACCTTCACCACCGTAGTGTAATAATTGAGCACAGATATCAAAGGCATTTTCGTGAGAGGTTGCCTTGTACATTGTTAATACTGGTGAAAGCTTTTCAGCTGAAAGTGGGTACTTGTCACCAACACCTTCGTATTCAGCAATGATAACCTTAGTGTTGTCAGGTACTTTAATACCACACATGTCAGCAATAGCATTAGCTGAACGACCAGCGATTGGACCACGAACTTGATGACGATCTGGGTCAATAAAGCCATCAGTAAATTTATCAATTTCGTTTGGCTTCAAGAAGTAACAGTTCCACTTTTGGAATTCTTCTTTAACCTTGTCGTAGATTTCTTCATCAACAACAACTGAGTTTTCAGTGGCACAAATCATACCGTTATCGAATGTCTTAGAAAGAACGATGTCGTAAACAGAACGTTCGATGTTGGCAGTTTTTTCGATGTAAGCAGGACCGTTACCAGGACCAACACCAAGAGCAGGGTTACCAGAACTGTAGGCAGCCTTAACTAATGAAGGACCACCGGTTGCTAAAATAGTAGCAGTATTAGGGTGTTGGAGTAATGCGGTAGTGTTTTCGCGGGTACTTTCAGGGAGCCATTGAATCATGTTCTTTGGCGCACCGGCTTTTTCAGCAGCTTCTTGGAGAATCTTTGCAGTCTTGATAGATGACTTCATTGCTTGACGGTGGAAAGAAAAGATGATTGTATTCCGTGTCTTAGCACTAATGATTGATTTGAAGATCGTTGTTGAAGTAGGGTTAGTAACTGGAACAATTCCGGCAATGACACCAAGTGGATCAGCAATTTTGATAGTTTGGTCTTCATCATTGTCTTCGATAATACCAACAGTCTTATCGTGACGGATGTTGTTCCAAATGTATTCACTTGCGTAGATGTTCTTGATAGCCTTATCTTCAGCAACCCCACGACCAGTTTCGTTAGCAGCATCAACAGCTAAGTCCATGTGGTGTTCTTCGGCAGCGAGAGCCATTGCCTGACAAATCTTGTCAACTTGTTCTTGTGAATAGTAACGTAACTTTTCAAAAGCAGCTTGACTCTTAGTCATTAAATCGTCAACTAGCTTTTGGGCGTTTTGCTTTTTTTCTTCAGCAGTTAATTCTTTCTTTTCAACTTGTTTCTTGTTGTTAGCAGGCATAATTGAAATCTCCTTTTTCAATTCTTTTCTTTGTTAACCTTTGAACATGTATAATGTTACTACATTTTTTTGCTTTGTAAATACCTTTGTGAACATTTAAACAATGGTTGTTTTGTATGAATTCGC of Limosilactobacillus reuteri subsp. reuteri contains these proteins:
- a CDS encoding PadR family transcriptional regulator, whose amino-acid sequence is MKIQITADLLDGMVLAILEHKDYYGYALTQRMQSAITISESTMYPVLRRLKKDGYLITYDQPYQGRNRRYYQITKAGKEHLQRIRKLWTDYKNSLDGIFYGLGEGEDKDE
- the rplJ gene encoding 50S ribosomal protein L10 — protein: MSEAAIAKKAEIVKQTTDMLNAAQSAIVVDYRGLTVAEVTDLRKQLRDAGIQMSVIKNKILDRAVEGTDYEDLRSTFVGPTAVAFSDEDPIAPAKILKKFADDHDALEIKGGFIEKSVKTLDEINEYANMPGREELLSMLASALQDPMRKIARAVKAIADKEDEAA
- a CDS encoding DUF4097 family beta strand repeat-containing protein encodes the protein MKRIFKIGVIVLILGVILLGIGFFNNGNKAIYFENNRPAIFHSHTKTISTNKAFERIDISASTANVIVREGKKYQITYSGISRHTPAVTVHNNVASIRQTGGFPLVFNFNDYQPHQDLIIVTIPHDQALAGRIHLESGDLTVSKVKMDNIDVNSDAGEVEYRQVTLRGGSTKLSSGNFTGHDLTVQGQYTVNNQSGDNTVTSTTVDGYFLKTEDGDNELNGEDKGEEPLHQNDDAENVLRLITQSGDNEVN
- the mscL gene encoding large-conductance mechanosensitive channel protein MscL; protein product: MLKEFKTFIARGNVIDMAVGIIVGAAFTSIVKSLVNNLINPLIGLFIGRIDLSNLVLTVGDAQFKYGSFLNAVINFLIISFVVFLMVKAINTFRKKEDKKTEAPSEEVMYLKEITELLKKNKE
- the rplL gene encoding 50S ribosomal protein L7/L12, whose product is MAFDKDAIIASLKEASISDLNDLVKAIEEEFDVSAAAPVAVAGAAGGDAAAKDSFTVELTEPGSAKVKVIKAVKDITGLGLKDAKDLVDGAPSAIKEDVKEDEANDIKEKLEAAGATVTLK
- a CDS encoding DUF1700 domain-containing protein, translated to MNERQKYINDLSIYLRQLTDEERNDALEFYDEYIADAGLETRTAIEERLGTPRQLSHKILADYSIKANNESIKEGHPASPHSSWRVFWWVLVAIITSPITFGLGIAVLALLLAAGGVALSLIVGIVALIFGVAVIAIVSLYIGIGLLATNLFSGLFYLGLGVTLIGLFLVCLPLIYWLIRVIVQGIANFAKFIYAKVQARRKK
- the adhE gene encoding bifunctional acetaldehyde-CoA/alcohol dehydrogenase, translated to MPANNKKQVEKKELTAEEKKQNAQKLVDDLMTKSQAAFEKLRYYSQEQVDKICQAMALAAEEHHMDLAVDAANETGRGVAEDKAIKNIYASEYIWNNIRHDKTVGIIEDNDEDQTIKIADPLGVIAGIVPVTNPTSTTIFKSIISAKTRNTIIFSFHRQAMKSSIKTAKILQEAAEKAGAPKNMIQWLPESTRENTTALLQHPNTATILATGGPSLVKAAYSSGNPALGVGPGNGPAYIEKTANIERSVYDIVLSKTFDNGMICATENSVVVDEEIYDKVKEEFQKWNCYFLKPNEIDKFTDGFIDPDRHQVRGPIAGRSANAIADMCGIKVPDNTKVIIAEYEGVGDKYPLSAEKLSPVLTMYKATSHENAFDICAQLLHYGGEGHTAAIHTLDDDLATKYGLEMRASRIIVNSPSGIGGIGNIYNNMTPSLTLGTGSYGSNSISHNVTDWDLLNIKTIAKRRENRQWVKIPPKVYFQRNSLKELQDIPNINRAFIVTGPGMSKRGYVQRVIDQLRQRQNNTAFLVFDDVEEDPSTNTVEKGVAMMNDFKPDTIIALGGGSPMDAAKAMWMFYEHPETSWYGVMQKYLDIRKRAYQIKKPTKSQLIGIPTTSGTGSEVTPFAVITDSKTHVKYPLADYALTPNIAIVDSQFVETVPAKTTAWTGLDVLCHATESYVSVMATDYTRGWSLQTIKGVMENLPKSVQGDKLARRKMHDFSTMAGMAFGQAFLGINHSLAHKMGGAFGLPHGLLIAIAMPQVIRFNAKRPQKLALWPHYETYHATKDYADIARFIGLKGNTDEELAEAYAKKVIELAHECGVKLSLKDNGVTREEFDKAVDDLARLAYEDQCTTTNPVEPLVSQLKELLERCYDGTGVEEK